In a genomic window of Syngnathus typhle isolate RoL2023-S1 ecotype Sweden linkage group LG4, RoL_Styp_1.0, whole genome shotgun sequence:
- the sema6dl gene encoding sema domain, transmembrane domain (TM), and cytoplasmic domain, (semaphorin) 6D, like isoform X5: MGHRAALLLGELLLLLTASRTLLAVSFPEDIAPLDVVDAHFSRRYPVFRGRPSGNESQHRLDFQLMTKIQDTLFIAGRDQVYLVSLRESYRNEIIPYRKLTWRSGQADKEMCAVKGKHRDECHNFIKVLVPRNDDLVFICGTNGFNPMCRYYRLDNLELDGEEINGLARCPFDSKQTNVALFAEGKLYSATVADFQASDSVIYRSMGDGSALRTIKYDSKWLKEPHFLHAAEYGNYVYFFYREIAVEHSNLGKVVYSRVARICKNDIGGSQRVLDNYWTSFVKARLNCSVPGDSFFYFDVLQSITDIININGVPSVVGVFTTQLNSIPGSAVCAFSMADIEKVFRGRFKEQKTADSIWTPFPEEKLPKPRPGCCAGYGPAASFKSSIEFPDETLQFIKSHPLMDTAVPSMEDEPWYTKTRVRYRLTALAVDNEAGPHKNYTVVFIGSESGVVLKVLAKTSSMSLNDSLLLEEIDVFNKAKCLSNHDDDKRVLSLHVDKDAHSLYVAFSTCVIRIPLSRCERHSSCHKSCIALRDPYCGWRPQGACERIQPGLLTGYEQDIELGNTSHLGDCQAFLGTTSAPDYKSFGNPTSGMLTHQSISIRTVLSQLLFETLYPLF, encoded by the exons ATGGGCCACAGAGCTGCACTTCTGCTCGgtgagctgctgctgcttctaacAGCTTCACGCACTCTCCTCGCAGTCAGCTTCCCCGAGGACATTGCACCCCTGGATGTCGTTGACGCACACT TTTCACGGCGGTACCCCGTGTTCAGAGGCAGGCCCTCTGGTAACGAGTCGCAGCATCGCCTTGACTTTCAGCTGATGACCAAGATACAAGACACGCTCTTCATCGCTGGCAG AGATCAGGTGTACCTTGTAAGTTTGAGAGAATCCTACAGGAATGAGATCATCCCTTACCGG AAGCTGACATGGCGGTCGGGCCAGGCAGACAAAGAGATGTGTGCCGTCAAGGGAAAACACAGA GATGAGTGCCATAACTTCATCAAAGTGCTGGTTCCCAGAAATGACGATCTGGTCTTCATCTGTGGCACCAATGGCTTTAACCCCATGTGCAGATACTACAGG CTGGATAACCTGGAGTTGGATGGTGAAGAGATCAATGGGCTGGCACGGTGCCCATTCGACTCCAAGCAAACCAACGTTGCCCTTTTTGCAG AGGGGAAACTGTATTCCGCCACGGTGGCTGACTTTCAGGCCAGCGATTCTGTCATTTACCGAAGTATGGGCGATGGATCCGCCTTGAGGACCATCAAATATGACTCCAAGTGGCTTAAAG AACCTCATTTCCTGCACGCAGCCGAGTATGGGAATTATGTGTACTTTTTCTACCGAGAGATTGCAGTGGAGCACAGCAATCTGGGCAAG GTGGTCTACTCTCGCGTCGCCCGGATCTGCAAAAACGACATCGGCGGGTCGCAGCGCGTTCTCGACAATTATTGGACATCTTTTGTTAAGGCGAGACTGAACTGCTCCGTGCCGGGGGATTCCTTCTTCTACTTTGACGTGCTTCAGTCCATTACTGACATCATCAACATCAACGGCGTCCCGTCTGTGGTGGGCGTGTTCACCACTCAGTTGAACAG TATTCCAGGGTCAGCCGTGTGTGCTTTTTCCATGGCCGACATCGAGAAAGTCTTCCGTGGTCGATTTAAAGAGCAAAAGACCGCCGACTCCATATGGACGCCGTTCCCAGAGGAGAAACTTCCTAAACCTCG ACCCGGGTGCTGCGCAGGTTACGGTCCAGCTGCATCCTTTAAGAGCTCCATCGAGTTCCCGGATGAAACCTTACAGTTCATCAAGTCACACCCTCTAATGGACACGGCTGTGCCTTCGATGGAGGACGAGCCCTGGTACACCAAGACGCGTGTCAG GTACAGGCTGACTGCGCTGGCAGTGGACAACGAAGCGGGCCCGCACAAGAACTACACAGTGGTTTTCATCGGTTCAGAGTCAGGAGTCGTGCTCAAGGTTTTGGCCAAGACTTCGTCCATGTCCCTGAATGACAGTCTGCTTCTGGAGGAGATAGACGTCTTTAACAAGGCCAA GTGCTTGTCTAATCACGACGATGATAAGCGTGTCCTATCACTGCACGTGGACAAAGACGCACATAGCCTGTACGTTGCCTTTTCAACTTGCGTCATTCGAATTCCCCTGAGTCGCTGCGAAAGGCATTCTTCCTGCCACAA GTCTTGCATTGCATTACGTGATCCCTATTGTGGATGGAGGCCTCAAGGAGCCTGCGAGAGGATACAGCCCGGTCTTTT GACGGGCTATGAGCAGGATATTGAATTAGGAAACACTAGCCACTTGGGAGACTGTCAGG CATTTTTGGGCACTACATCAGCGCCAGATTACAAATCATTTGGCAACCCCACCTCTG GCATGCTCACCCACCAAAGCATCAGCATCCGTACTGTTCTGTCCCAGCTCCTCTTTGAAACTCTGTATCCTCTCTTTTGA
- the sema6dl gene encoding sema domain, transmembrane domain (TM), and cytoplasmic domain, (semaphorin) 6D, like isoform X6, with protein sequence MGHRAALLLGELLLLLTASRTLLAVSFPEDIAPLDVVDAHFSRRYPVFRGRPSGNESQHRLDFQLMTKIQDTLFIAGRDQVYLVSLRESYRNEIIPYRKLTWRSGQADKEMCAVKGKHRDECHNFIKVLVPRNDDLVFICGTNGFNPMCRYYRLDNLELDGEEINGLARCPFDSKQTNVALFAEGKLYSATVADFQASDSVIYRSMGDGSALRTIKYDSKWLKEPHFLHAAEYGNYVYFFYREIAVEHSNLGKVVYSRVARICKNDIGGSQRVLDNYWTSFVKARLNCSVPGDSFFYFDVLQSITDIININGVPSVVGVFTTQLNSIPGSAVCAFSMADIEKVFRGRFKEQKTADSIWTPFPEEKLPKPRPGCCAGYGPAASFKSSIEFPDETLQFIKSHPLMDTAVPSMEDEPWYTKTRVRYRLTALAVDNEAGPHKNYTVVFIGSESGVVLKVLAKTSSMSLNDSLLLEEIDVFNKAKCLSNHDDDKRVLSLHVDKDAHSLYVAFSTCVIRIPLSRCERHSSCHKSCIALRDPYCGWRPQGACERIQPGLLTGYEQDIELGNTSHLGDCQGMLTHQSISIRTVLSQLLFETLYPLF encoded by the exons ATGGGCCACAGAGCTGCACTTCTGCTCGgtgagctgctgctgcttctaacAGCTTCACGCACTCTCCTCGCAGTCAGCTTCCCCGAGGACATTGCACCCCTGGATGTCGTTGACGCACACT TTTCACGGCGGTACCCCGTGTTCAGAGGCAGGCCCTCTGGTAACGAGTCGCAGCATCGCCTTGACTTTCAGCTGATGACCAAGATACAAGACACGCTCTTCATCGCTGGCAG AGATCAGGTGTACCTTGTAAGTTTGAGAGAATCCTACAGGAATGAGATCATCCCTTACCGG AAGCTGACATGGCGGTCGGGCCAGGCAGACAAAGAGATGTGTGCCGTCAAGGGAAAACACAGA GATGAGTGCCATAACTTCATCAAAGTGCTGGTTCCCAGAAATGACGATCTGGTCTTCATCTGTGGCACCAATGGCTTTAACCCCATGTGCAGATACTACAGG CTGGATAACCTGGAGTTGGATGGTGAAGAGATCAATGGGCTGGCACGGTGCCCATTCGACTCCAAGCAAACCAACGTTGCCCTTTTTGCAG AGGGGAAACTGTATTCCGCCACGGTGGCTGACTTTCAGGCCAGCGATTCTGTCATTTACCGAAGTATGGGCGATGGATCCGCCTTGAGGACCATCAAATATGACTCCAAGTGGCTTAAAG AACCTCATTTCCTGCACGCAGCCGAGTATGGGAATTATGTGTACTTTTTCTACCGAGAGATTGCAGTGGAGCACAGCAATCTGGGCAAG GTGGTCTACTCTCGCGTCGCCCGGATCTGCAAAAACGACATCGGCGGGTCGCAGCGCGTTCTCGACAATTATTGGACATCTTTTGTTAAGGCGAGACTGAACTGCTCCGTGCCGGGGGATTCCTTCTTCTACTTTGACGTGCTTCAGTCCATTACTGACATCATCAACATCAACGGCGTCCCGTCTGTGGTGGGCGTGTTCACCACTCAGTTGAACAG TATTCCAGGGTCAGCCGTGTGTGCTTTTTCCATGGCCGACATCGAGAAAGTCTTCCGTGGTCGATTTAAAGAGCAAAAGACCGCCGACTCCATATGGACGCCGTTCCCAGAGGAGAAACTTCCTAAACCTCG ACCCGGGTGCTGCGCAGGTTACGGTCCAGCTGCATCCTTTAAGAGCTCCATCGAGTTCCCGGATGAAACCTTACAGTTCATCAAGTCACACCCTCTAATGGACACGGCTGTGCCTTCGATGGAGGACGAGCCCTGGTACACCAAGACGCGTGTCAG GTACAGGCTGACTGCGCTGGCAGTGGACAACGAAGCGGGCCCGCACAAGAACTACACAGTGGTTTTCATCGGTTCAGAGTCAGGAGTCGTGCTCAAGGTTTTGGCCAAGACTTCGTCCATGTCCCTGAATGACAGTCTGCTTCTGGAGGAGATAGACGTCTTTAACAAGGCCAA GTGCTTGTCTAATCACGACGATGATAAGCGTGTCCTATCACTGCACGTGGACAAAGACGCACATAGCCTGTACGTTGCCTTTTCAACTTGCGTCATTCGAATTCCCCTGAGTCGCTGCGAAAGGCATTCTTCCTGCCACAA GTCTTGCATTGCATTACGTGATCCCTATTGTGGATGGAGGCCTCAAGGAGCCTGCGAGAGGATACAGCCCGGTCTTTT GACGGGCTATGAGCAGGATATTGAATTAGGAAACACTAGCCACTTGGGAGACTGTCAGG GCATGCTCACCCACCAAAGCATCAGCATCCGTACTGTTCTGTCCCAGCTCCTCTTTGAAACTCTGTATCCTCTCTTTTGA
- the sema6dl gene encoding sema domain, transmembrane domain (TM), and cytoplasmic domain, (semaphorin) 6D, like isoform X1, producing MGHRAALLLGELLLLLTASRTLLAVSFPEDIAPLDVVDAHFSRRYPVFRGRPSGNESQHRLDFQLMTKIQDTLFIAGRDQVYLVSLRESYRNEIIPYRKLTWRSGQADKEMCAVKGKHRDECHNFIKVLVPRNDDLVFICGTNGFNPMCRYYRLDNLELDGEEINGLARCPFDSKQTNVALFAEGKLYSATVADFQASDSVIYRSMGDGSALRTIKYDSKWLKEPHFLHAAEYGNYVYFFYREIAVEHSNLGKVVYSRVARICKNDIGGSQRVLDNYWTSFVKARLNCSVPGDSFFYFDVLQSITDIININGVPSVVGVFTTQLNSIPGSAVCAFSMADIEKVFRGRFKEQKTADSIWTPFPEEKLPKPRPGCCAGYGPAASFKSSIEFPDETLQFIKSHPLMDTAVPSMEDEPWYTKTRVRYRLTALAVDNEAGPHKNYTVVFIGSESGVVLKVLAKTSSMSLNDSLLLEEIDVFNKAKCLSNHDDDKRVLSLHVDKDAHSLYVAFSTCVIRIPLSRCERHSSCHKSCIALRDPYCGWRPQGACERIQPGLLTGYEQDIELGNTSHLGDCQAFLGTTSAPDYKSFGNPTSDVEFSSAPVTVPPSGPIPPPVLIPTQSPSSGPVPELYGSGFVLQDDPATSHSLDSLPGGQEGVWDIQASETSQMVHMNILITCVFGAFLMGALLAGLIVFCNRESFMRKQRRVHKDAESAPSCSDSPGSFVKLNGLFDSPVKEYQTNVDSPKLYTNLLSKDLKTPNGDTKTMILRDGCPPPELAALPTPESTPVLQQKSLQPIKNQWERDHKKISGHRKESNSTAKSPQFLLPSPGPPKSNPHHPHLALGHSHIPSAVVLPNATHDHPYLDNGDDTLPHPSDKKLKNPETKGSRKDQKRSVDARNTLNDLLKHLNDSVANPKAILHEGSGPRSRQHLTLEPMEELTELPPRVPSREASLYSPSSSLPRHSPTKRVDVPLCTSPTTPTGSLSMGGTLERQRGGYQLQRSASHRHSLSTSTNGVTMGVSVSRQHSMNRGAYMPPTPPSRLDSHVGMMGAGMHSPNPPSLSRQSSYSGHGSLPRTGLKRTPSLKPDVPPKPNGFAPQTPQMRVVNKYSY from the exons ATGGGCCACAGAGCTGCACTTCTGCTCGgtgagctgctgctgcttctaacAGCTTCACGCACTCTCCTCGCAGTCAGCTTCCCCGAGGACATTGCACCCCTGGATGTCGTTGACGCACACT TTTCACGGCGGTACCCCGTGTTCAGAGGCAGGCCCTCTGGTAACGAGTCGCAGCATCGCCTTGACTTTCAGCTGATGACCAAGATACAAGACACGCTCTTCATCGCTGGCAG AGATCAGGTGTACCTTGTAAGTTTGAGAGAATCCTACAGGAATGAGATCATCCCTTACCGG AAGCTGACATGGCGGTCGGGCCAGGCAGACAAAGAGATGTGTGCCGTCAAGGGAAAACACAGA GATGAGTGCCATAACTTCATCAAAGTGCTGGTTCCCAGAAATGACGATCTGGTCTTCATCTGTGGCACCAATGGCTTTAACCCCATGTGCAGATACTACAGG CTGGATAACCTGGAGTTGGATGGTGAAGAGATCAATGGGCTGGCACGGTGCCCATTCGACTCCAAGCAAACCAACGTTGCCCTTTTTGCAG AGGGGAAACTGTATTCCGCCACGGTGGCTGACTTTCAGGCCAGCGATTCTGTCATTTACCGAAGTATGGGCGATGGATCCGCCTTGAGGACCATCAAATATGACTCCAAGTGGCTTAAAG AACCTCATTTCCTGCACGCAGCCGAGTATGGGAATTATGTGTACTTTTTCTACCGAGAGATTGCAGTGGAGCACAGCAATCTGGGCAAG GTGGTCTACTCTCGCGTCGCCCGGATCTGCAAAAACGACATCGGCGGGTCGCAGCGCGTTCTCGACAATTATTGGACATCTTTTGTTAAGGCGAGACTGAACTGCTCCGTGCCGGGGGATTCCTTCTTCTACTTTGACGTGCTTCAGTCCATTACTGACATCATCAACATCAACGGCGTCCCGTCTGTGGTGGGCGTGTTCACCACTCAGTTGAACAG TATTCCAGGGTCAGCCGTGTGTGCTTTTTCCATGGCCGACATCGAGAAAGTCTTCCGTGGTCGATTTAAAGAGCAAAAGACCGCCGACTCCATATGGACGCCGTTCCCAGAGGAGAAACTTCCTAAACCTCG ACCCGGGTGCTGCGCAGGTTACGGTCCAGCTGCATCCTTTAAGAGCTCCATCGAGTTCCCGGATGAAACCTTACAGTTCATCAAGTCACACCCTCTAATGGACACGGCTGTGCCTTCGATGGAGGACGAGCCCTGGTACACCAAGACGCGTGTCAG GTACAGGCTGACTGCGCTGGCAGTGGACAACGAAGCGGGCCCGCACAAGAACTACACAGTGGTTTTCATCGGTTCAGAGTCAGGAGTCGTGCTCAAGGTTTTGGCCAAGACTTCGTCCATGTCCCTGAATGACAGTCTGCTTCTGGAGGAGATAGACGTCTTTAACAAGGCCAA GTGCTTGTCTAATCACGACGATGATAAGCGTGTCCTATCACTGCACGTGGACAAAGACGCACATAGCCTGTACGTTGCCTTTTCAACTTGCGTCATTCGAATTCCCCTGAGTCGCTGCGAAAGGCATTCTTCCTGCCACAA GTCTTGCATTGCATTACGTGATCCCTATTGTGGATGGAGGCCTCAAGGAGCCTGCGAGAGGATACAGCCCGGTCTTTT GACGGGCTATGAGCAGGATATTGAATTAGGAAACACTAGCCACTTGGGAGACTGTCAGG CATTTTTGGGCACTACATCAGCGCCAGATTACAAATCATTTGGCAACCCCACCTCTG ACGTGGAGTTTTCATCAGCACCAGTCACTGTCCCGCCCAGTGGGCCCATACCTCCCCCAGTACTCATTCCCACTCAGAGCCCCAGTTCTGGGCCCGTTCCAGAGCTCTACGGCTCGGGCTTTGTGCTGCAGGATGACCCGGCCACCTCTCATTCTTTAGACTCTCTCCCAGGGGGGCAAGAGG gTGTGTGGGATATCCAAGCAAGTGAAACCAGCCAGATGGTCCACATGAACATCCTGATCACCTGCGTGTTTGGTGCTTTTCTCATGGGCGCTCTACTAGCTGGCCTGATTGTCTTTTGCAATCGGGAATCATTCATGCGAAAACAACGGCGTGTCCACAAGGATGCGGAATCGGCTCCATCCTGCTCGGACTCCCCTGGAAGTTTTGTCAAGCTCAATGGCCTCTTCGACAGTCCTGTAAAG GAGTACCAGACCAATGTGGATTCCCCTAAGCTGTACACCAACTTGCTGAGTAAAGACCTGAAAACACCCAACGGCGACACCAAGACCATGATCCTGCGGGACGGTTGTCCGCCTCCTGAATTGGCCGCTCTGCCAACACCCGAGTCTACCCCTGTTCTTCAGCAGAAAAGCTTGCAGCCCATTAAAAACCAGTGGGAGAGGGATCACAAGAAGATCAGTGGTCACCGCAAAGAATCCAATTCGACGGCCAAGAGTCCCCAATTTCTCCTTCCTTCACCCGGTCCCCCCAAATCCAACCCCCACCACCCCCATCTGGCCCTGGGACATTCTCACATCCCGAGTGCAGTCGTCCTGCCCAATGCCACACATGACCACCCGTACCTTGACAATGGAGACGACACTCTGCCACATCCTTCTGATAAGAAGCTGAAGAATCCGGAAACGAAAGGAAGTAGGAAAGACCAGAAGCGGTCAGTGGACGCGAGAAATACACTAAACGACCTTCTAAAACATCTCAATGACTCCGTGGCCAACCCTAAGGCCATTCTTCACGAGGGATCGGGGCCACGCTCTCGACAACACCTCACACTGGAACCCATGGAGGAACTAACGGAACTACCTCCTAGGGTGCCAAGTCGCGAGGCCTCTTTGTActctccttcctcctccctGCCCAGGCACAGCCCCACCAAGAGGGTGGACGTCCCTTTGTGCACCAGTCCCACCACACCAACGGGCAGCCTAAGCATGGGTGGAACCTTGGAGAGGCAAAGAGGGGGCTATCAGCTCCAACGGAGTGCTTCTCACAGGCACTCCCTGTCCACCTCAACCAATGGGGTGACTATGGGGGTATCGGTGTCTCGCCAGCACAGTATGAACAGAGGGGCATACATGCCTCCAACTCCCCCCTCCAGACTAGATTCCCATGTTGGAATGATGGGGGCTGGAATGCACTCGCCCAACCCTCCCTCTTTATCCCGGCAAAGCAGCTACAGTGGGCATGGCTCACTTCCTCGTACAGGACTTAAAAGGACCCCATCGCTAAAGCCAGATGTGCCCCCGAAACCTAATGGCTTTGCGCCACAGACTCCACAGATGCGAGTGGTCAATAAGTACAGCTATTAG
- the sema6dl gene encoding sema domain, transmembrane domain (TM), and cytoplasmic domain, (semaphorin) 6D, like isoform X3, translated as MGHRAALLLGELLLLLTASRTLLAVSFPEDIAPLDVVDAHFSRRYPVFRGRPSGNESQHRLDFQLMTKIQDTLFIAGRDQVYLVSLRESYRNEIIPYRKLTWRSGQADKEMCAVKGKHRDECHNFIKVLVPRNDDLVFICGTNGFNPMCRYYRLDNLELDGEEINGLARCPFDSKQTNVALFAEGKLYSATVADFQASDSVIYRSMGDGSALRTIKYDSKWLKEPHFLHAAEYGNYVYFFYREIAVEHSNLGKVVYSRVARICKNDIGGSQRVLDNYWTSFVKARLNCSVPGDSFFYFDVLQSITDIININGVPSVVGVFTTQLNSIPGSAVCAFSMADIEKVFRGRFKEQKTADSIWTPFPEEKLPKPRPGCCAGYGPAASFKSSIEFPDETLQFIKSHPLMDTAVPSMEDEPWYTKTRVRYRLTALAVDNEAGPHKNYTVVFIGSESGVVLKVLAKTSSMSLNDSLLLEEIDVFNKAKCLSNHDDDKRVLSLHVDKDAHSLYVAFSTCVIRIPLSRCERHSSCHKSCIALRDPYCGWRPQGACERIQPGLLTGYEQDIELGNTSHLGDCQAFLGTTSAPDYKSFGNPTSGVWDIQASETSQMVHMNILITCVFGAFLMGALLAGLIVFCNRESFMRKQRRVHKDAESAPSCSDSPGSFVKLNGLFDSPVKEYQTNVDSPKLYTNLLSKDLKTPNGDTKTMILRDGCPPPELAALPTPESTPVLQQKSLQPIKNQWERDHKKISGHRKESNSTAKSPQFLLPSPGPPKSNPHHPHLALGHSHIPSAVVLPNATHDHPYLDNGDDTLPHPSDKKLKNPETKGSRKDQKRSVDARNTLNDLLKHLNDSVANPKAILHEGSGPRSRQHLTLEPMEELTELPPRVPSREASLYSPSSSLPRHSPTKRVDVPLCTSPTTPTGSLSMGGTLERQRGGYQLQRSASHRHSLSTSTNGVTMGVSVSRQHSMNRGAYMPPTPPSRLDSHVGMMGAGMHSPNPPSLSRQSSYSGHGSLPRTGLKRTPSLKPDVPPKPNGFAPQTPQMRVVNKYSY; from the exons ATGGGCCACAGAGCTGCACTTCTGCTCGgtgagctgctgctgcttctaacAGCTTCACGCACTCTCCTCGCAGTCAGCTTCCCCGAGGACATTGCACCCCTGGATGTCGTTGACGCACACT TTTCACGGCGGTACCCCGTGTTCAGAGGCAGGCCCTCTGGTAACGAGTCGCAGCATCGCCTTGACTTTCAGCTGATGACCAAGATACAAGACACGCTCTTCATCGCTGGCAG AGATCAGGTGTACCTTGTAAGTTTGAGAGAATCCTACAGGAATGAGATCATCCCTTACCGG AAGCTGACATGGCGGTCGGGCCAGGCAGACAAAGAGATGTGTGCCGTCAAGGGAAAACACAGA GATGAGTGCCATAACTTCATCAAAGTGCTGGTTCCCAGAAATGACGATCTGGTCTTCATCTGTGGCACCAATGGCTTTAACCCCATGTGCAGATACTACAGG CTGGATAACCTGGAGTTGGATGGTGAAGAGATCAATGGGCTGGCACGGTGCCCATTCGACTCCAAGCAAACCAACGTTGCCCTTTTTGCAG AGGGGAAACTGTATTCCGCCACGGTGGCTGACTTTCAGGCCAGCGATTCTGTCATTTACCGAAGTATGGGCGATGGATCCGCCTTGAGGACCATCAAATATGACTCCAAGTGGCTTAAAG AACCTCATTTCCTGCACGCAGCCGAGTATGGGAATTATGTGTACTTTTTCTACCGAGAGATTGCAGTGGAGCACAGCAATCTGGGCAAG GTGGTCTACTCTCGCGTCGCCCGGATCTGCAAAAACGACATCGGCGGGTCGCAGCGCGTTCTCGACAATTATTGGACATCTTTTGTTAAGGCGAGACTGAACTGCTCCGTGCCGGGGGATTCCTTCTTCTACTTTGACGTGCTTCAGTCCATTACTGACATCATCAACATCAACGGCGTCCCGTCTGTGGTGGGCGTGTTCACCACTCAGTTGAACAG TATTCCAGGGTCAGCCGTGTGTGCTTTTTCCATGGCCGACATCGAGAAAGTCTTCCGTGGTCGATTTAAAGAGCAAAAGACCGCCGACTCCATATGGACGCCGTTCCCAGAGGAGAAACTTCCTAAACCTCG ACCCGGGTGCTGCGCAGGTTACGGTCCAGCTGCATCCTTTAAGAGCTCCATCGAGTTCCCGGATGAAACCTTACAGTTCATCAAGTCACACCCTCTAATGGACACGGCTGTGCCTTCGATGGAGGACGAGCCCTGGTACACCAAGACGCGTGTCAG GTACAGGCTGACTGCGCTGGCAGTGGACAACGAAGCGGGCCCGCACAAGAACTACACAGTGGTTTTCATCGGTTCAGAGTCAGGAGTCGTGCTCAAGGTTTTGGCCAAGACTTCGTCCATGTCCCTGAATGACAGTCTGCTTCTGGAGGAGATAGACGTCTTTAACAAGGCCAA GTGCTTGTCTAATCACGACGATGATAAGCGTGTCCTATCACTGCACGTGGACAAAGACGCACATAGCCTGTACGTTGCCTTTTCAACTTGCGTCATTCGAATTCCCCTGAGTCGCTGCGAAAGGCATTCTTCCTGCCACAA GTCTTGCATTGCATTACGTGATCCCTATTGTGGATGGAGGCCTCAAGGAGCCTGCGAGAGGATACAGCCCGGTCTTTT GACGGGCTATGAGCAGGATATTGAATTAGGAAACACTAGCCACTTGGGAGACTGTCAGG CATTTTTGGGCACTACATCAGCGCCAGATTACAAATCATTTGGCAACCCCACCTCTG gTGTGTGGGATATCCAAGCAAGTGAAACCAGCCAGATGGTCCACATGAACATCCTGATCACCTGCGTGTTTGGTGCTTTTCTCATGGGCGCTCTACTAGCTGGCCTGATTGTCTTTTGCAATCGGGAATCATTCATGCGAAAACAACGGCGTGTCCACAAGGATGCGGAATCGGCTCCATCCTGCTCGGACTCCCCTGGAAGTTTTGTCAAGCTCAATGGCCTCTTCGACAGTCCTGTAAAG GAGTACCAGACCAATGTGGATTCCCCTAAGCTGTACACCAACTTGCTGAGTAAAGACCTGAAAACACCCAACGGCGACACCAAGACCATGATCCTGCGGGACGGTTGTCCGCCTCCTGAATTGGCCGCTCTGCCAACACCCGAGTCTACCCCTGTTCTTCAGCAGAAAAGCTTGCAGCCCATTAAAAACCAGTGGGAGAGGGATCACAAGAAGATCAGTGGTCACCGCAAAGAATCCAATTCGACGGCCAAGAGTCCCCAATTTCTCCTTCCTTCACCCGGTCCCCCCAAATCCAACCCCCACCACCCCCATCTGGCCCTGGGACATTCTCACATCCCGAGTGCAGTCGTCCTGCCCAATGCCACACATGACCACCCGTACCTTGACAATGGAGACGACACTCTGCCACATCCTTCTGATAAGAAGCTGAAGAATCCGGAAACGAAAGGAAGTAGGAAAGACCAGAAGCGGTCAGTGGACGCGAGAAATACACTAAACGACCTTCTAAAACATCTCAATGACTCCGTGGCCAACCCTAAGGCCATTCTTCACGAGGGATCGGGGCCACGCTCTCGACAACACCTCACACTGGAACCCATGGAGGAACTAACGGAACTACCTCCTAGGGTGCCAAGTCGCGAGGCCTCTTTGTActctccttcctcctccctGCCCAGGCACAGCCCCACCAAGAGGGTGGACGTCCCTTTGTGCACCAGTCCCACCACACCAACGGGCAGCCTAAGCATGGGTGGAACCTTGGAGAGGCAAAGAGGGGGCTATCAGCTCCAACGGAGTGCTTCTCACAGGCACTCCCTGTCCACCTCAACCAATGGGGTGACTATGGGGGTATCGGTGTCTCGCCAGCACAGTATGAACAGAGGGGCATACATGCCTCCAACTCCCCCCTCCAGACTAGATTCCCATGTTGGAATGATGGGGGCTGGAATGCACTCGCCCAACCCTCCCTCTTTATCCCGGCAAAGCAGCTACAGTGGGCATGGCTCACTTCCTCGTACAGGACTTAAAAGGACCCCATCGCTAAAGCCAGATGTGCCCCCGAAACCTAATGGCTTTGCGCCACAGACTCCACAGATGCGAGTGGTCAATAAGTACAGCTATTAG